In one window of Nakamurella sp. PAMC28650 DNA:
- the dnaJ gene encoding molecular chaperone DnaJ, with protein sequence MARDYYGLLGVARNASADEIKRAYRKLARELHPDVNPDEAAQQKFKEVTAVYEVLSDPAKRQVVDLGGDPLSPGGGGGAGAGGDPFGGAGVGLGDIMDAFFGGGGQRSRGPRSRVRQGDDALIPVELTLEECATGIAKDLAVDTATLCSVCHGSGCAEGTHPETCDTCKGAGEIQQVQRSLLGQVITSRPCPVCRGYGEVIPEPCLQCNGDGRVRTRRTVRANIPAGVGDGIRVRLSGQGEVGPGGGAPGDLYVEVRELQHEKFTRDGIDLHCTVHLPMTAAALGTSMALQTLQSVEDLDIQPGTQSGTVTTLRNQGMPRLRGSGSGNLHVHLEVVTPTRVEGRQADLLRELATLRGEEQPELATRGHGGLFSRIRDSFVGR encoded by the coding sequence GTGGCACGGGACTATTACGGCCTGCTCGGCGTGGCCAGGAATGCCTCCGCCGACGAGATCAAGCGCGCCTACCGCAAGCTGGCCCGCGAACTGCACCCCGACGTCAATCCCGACGAGGCGGCGCAGCAGAAGTTCAAGGAGGTCACCGCGGTCTACGAGGTGCTGTCCGATCCGGCCAAGCGGCAGGTGGTCGACCTCGGTGGTGATCCGTTGTCGCCCGGCGGCGGTGGTGGCGCCGGTGCGGGTGGAGACCCCTTCGGTGGAGCCGGCGTCGGTCTGGGCGACATCATGGACGCCTTCTTCGGCGGTGGTGGCCAGCGGTCGCGCGGCCCCCGGTCCAGGGTCCGCCAGGGCGACGACGCGCTGATCCCGGTCGAGCTGACCCTCGAGGAGTGCGCCACCGGCATCGCCAAGGACCTCGCCGTCGACACGGCCACGCTGTGCTCGGTCTGCCACGGCTCTGGCTGCGCCGAGGGCACCCACCCGGAAACCTGTGACACCTGCAAGGGTGCCGGCGAGATCCAGCAGGTCCAGCGGTCGCTGCTCGGGCAGGTCATCACCTCCCGGCCCTGCCCCGTCTGCCGCGGCTACGGCGAGGTCATCCCCGAACCCTGCCTGCAGTGCAACGGTGACGGCCGGGTGCGCACCCGCCGGACCGTCCGCGCCAACATCCCGGCCGGCGTGGGTGACGGCATCCGGGTGCGCCTGTCCGGTCAGGGCGAGGTCGGCCCCGGCGGCGGAGCACCGGGCGACCTCTACGTCGAGGTGCGCGAACTGCAGCACGAGAAGTTCACCCGCGACGGCATCGACCTGCACTGCACCGTGCACCTGCCGATGACGGCGGCCGCACTCGGCACGTCGATGGCCCTGCAGACCCTGCAGTCGGTCGAGGACCTCGACATCCAGCCCGGCACCCAGTCCGGCACGGTGACCACGCTGCGGAACCAGGGCATGCCCCGCCTGCGCGGCAGCGGTTCCGGCAACCTGCACGTGCACCTCGAGGTGGTCACGCCGACCAGGGTGGAAGGGCGGCAGGCAGATCTCCTGCGCGAGTTGGCCACCCTGCGCGGCGAGGAGCAGCCCGAACTGGCGACCCGCGGTCACGGCGGGCTGTTCTCCCGCATCCGCGATTCCTTCGTGGGCAGGTGA
- the hrcA gene encoding heat-inducible transcriptional repressor HrcA gives MSAEDRRFEVLRAIVADYVATHEPVGSRALVDRHHLRVSPATIRNDMAVLEDEGYIAQPHTSAGRIPTDMGYRLFVDRLSQVKPLSVGERKAIQGFLSAGVDLDDVLRRSVRLLAQLTRQVAVVQYPNLTRSVVRHVEVVLLGTSRLLLVVITDTGRVEQRVVEVEEAISDESVSALKSMLATTITGRRFADAAEGLRELVDLAEPGMKDAVTTTVSALLDALVEHPEGRLVLSGTSHATGAWADQPGSLRGVLEALDEQVTLLKLLAVLESPDAVMVSIGQENDDANLSTSALVSAGYGSGDMLMGGLAVVGPTRMDYPGTMAAVRAVARYVGETVAGR, from the coding sequence ATGTCAGCCGAGGACAGGCGGTTCGAGGTACTGCGCGCCATCGTCGCCGACTACGTGGCCACCCACGAACCGGTCGGTTCACGGGCCCTGGTCGACCGTCACCATCTGCGGGTCTCGCCGGCCACCATCCGCAACGACATGGCCGTGCTGGAGGACGAGGGCTACATCGCCCAGCCGCACACCTCTGCCGGCCGGATTCCCACCGACATGGGCTACCGACTGTTCGTCGATCGGTTGTCGCAGGTCAAGCCGTTGTCGGTCGGTGAGAGGAAGGCCATCCAGGGTTTCCTCTCGGCCGGTGTCGACCTCGACGACGTGCTACGGCGGTCGGTCCGTCTGCTCGCCCAGCTGACGCGTCAGGTGGCGGTGGTGCAGTATCCGAACCTGACCAGATCCGTGGTCCGCCACGTCGAGGTGGTCCTGCTGGGAACCAGCCGTCTGCTGCTGGTCGTGATCACCGACACCGGGCGGGTCGAGCAGCGGGTGGTCGAGGTCGAGGAGGCCATCTCCGACGAATCGGTCTCCGCCCTCAAGTCGATGCTGGCCACGACGATCACCGGCCGCCGCTTCGCCGACGCCGCCGAGGGCCTGCGCGAGCTCGTCGACCTGGCCGAGCCGGGGATGAAGGACGCGGTGACGACGACGGTCTCCGCCCTGCTGGACGCCCTCGTCGAGCATCCGGAGGGGCGGCTCGTCCTCTCCGGCACCTCGCACGCCACCGGTGCGTGGGCCGATCAGCCGGGCAGCCTGCGCGGGGTCCTGGAAGCCCTCGACGAGCAGGTCACCCTGCTGAAGCTGCTCGCCGTCCTGGAGTCGCCGGACGCCGTGATGGTCTCGATAGGCCAGGAGAACGACGACGCGAACCTCTCCACGTCGGCGCTGGTGTCGGCCGGGTACGGGAGCGGCGACATGCTGATGGGCGGGCTGGCCGTGGTCGGCCCCACCAGGATGGACTACCCGGGCACGATGGCCGCGGTGCGGGCCGTCGCACGTTACGTCGGCGAGACCGTGGCCGGTAGATAG
- a CDS encoding type II toxin-antitoxin system VapB family antitoxin produces the protein MIFKDVRDGRPYPDHGFSMRDWAKIPPRQIRLDELVTTKRELRLDTLLDEDSTFYGDLFPHAVYWAGEVFLEDGLHRALRAALQQRTVIHVRVLNLEDLRGAGI, from the coding sequence ATGATCTTCAAGGACGTGCGCGACGGTCGTCCGTACCCCGATCACGGTTTCTCGATGCGCGACTGGGCCAAGATCCCGCCACGGCAGATCCGGCTGGACGAGCTGGTCACGACCAAGCGCGAACTGCGGCTGGACACCCTGCTGGACGAGGACTCCACGTTCTACGGCGACCTGTTCCCGCACGCGGTCTACTGGGCCGGCGAGGTCTTCCTCGAGGACGGCCTGCACCGGGCCCTCCGCGCCGCCCTGCAGCAGCGGACCGTCATCCACGTGCGCGTGCTGAACCTCGAGGACCTCCGGGGTGCCGGCATCTAG
- the hemW gene encoding radical SAM family heme chaperone HemW produces the protein MPSTLPEGEPVPADGSLPDQAYADSARRTLSIYLHVPFCATRCGYCDFNTYTAGELGTTASPDSWFTAALAEIDLAATVLRRHGDDRPVSTVFVGGGTPSLMGAQRLGALLRRIDEKLGLAGDVEVTTEANPESTDAALLDGLRAAGYTRLSLGMQSTDPGLLRVLERTHTPGRPLEVVGWARRAGFEHVNLDLIYGTPGETDEQFTDSLEAAVGAGVDHVSAYSLIVEPGTRMARAVRTGKLPMPAEDVLADRYLIADRLLTGAGLDWYEVSNWARGDAARCRHNLAYWRGDDWWGIGPGAHSHVGGVRWWNVKHPHAYATALQEGRSPGYAREVLDDDARRTEDILLRLRLSEGLPLDLLTTAGRTEAASAASEGLLQQRPLAGGTAVLTRRGRLLADGIAIRLLD, from the coding sequence GTGCCCTCCACCCTCCCCGAGGGCGAGCCGGTTCCTGCCGACGGCTCCCTGCCCGACCAGGCCTACGCCGATTCGGCCCGGCGCACGCTGTCGATCTATCTGCACGTCCCGTTCTGCGCGACCCGCTGCGGCTACTGCGATTTCAACACCTACACCGCCGGCGAACTCGGAACCACCGCATCGCCGGACTCGTGGTTCACCGCTGCGCTGGCCGAGATCGACCTGGCAGCAACGGTGCTGCGTCGTCATGGTGACGACCGCCCGGTCTCGACGGTGTTCGTCGGAGGAGGCACCCCGTCGTTGATGGGGGCGCAGCGGCTGGGTGCGCTGCTCCGCCGGATCGACGAGAAGCTAGGCCTGGCCGGCGATGTCGAGGTCACCACCGAGGCCAACCCCGAGTCCACCGATGCCGCACTGCTGGACGGACTGCGGGCCGCCGGCTACACCAGGCTCTCCCTCGGCATGCAGTCGACGGACCCCGGGCTGCTCCGGGTCCTCGAGCGCACGCACACCCCCGGGCGGCCGCTCGAGGTCGTCGGATGGGCCCGTCGGGCAGGCTTCGAACACGTGAACCTGGACCTGATCTACGGCACCCCCGGCGAGACCGACGAGCAGTTCACCGACTCGCTGGAGGCGGCCGTCGGCGCCGGCGTCGACCACGTGTCCGCGTACTCGCTGATCGTCGAACCCGGCACCAGGATGGCCAGGGCGGTCCGGACGGGGAAGCTCCCGATGCCCGCCGAGGACGTCCTGGCCGACCGGTACCTGATCGCCGATCGGCTCCTGACCGGCGCCGGCCTCGACTGGTACGAGGTGTCGAACTGGGCGCGCGGCGATGCCGCGCGGTGCCGGCACAACCTCGCCTACTGGCGGGGCGACGACTGGTGGGGGATCGGACCGGGGGCGCACTCCCACGTGGGAGGGGTTCGCTGGTGGAACGTCAAGCATCCGCACGCCTACGCCACCGCATTGCAGGAGGGGCGCTCGCCCGGCTACGCGCGGGAGGTGCTCGACGACGACGCCCGGCGCACCGAGGACATCCTGCTGAGGCTCCGGCTGTCCGAGGGTCTGCCGCTGGACCTGCTGACGACGGCCGGCCGGACCGAGGCCGCGTCCGCCGCGTCCGAGGGGCTGCTGCAGCAGAGGCCACTGGCCGGGGGGACCGCCGTGCTCACCCGGCGCGGGCGGCTGCTGGCCGACGGCATCGCGATCCGCCTGCTCGACTGA
- a CDS encoding antibiotic biosynthesis monooxygenase, producing MSVVKINAIELPEGAGPELEKRFAARLGAVEGSPGFEEFCLLRPIAGESRYFVYTRWATEEAYQEWSATRSQGAHAGPPSEGSRPPVATGASLLEFEVVSRTTA from the coding sequence ATGTCCGTCGTGAAGATCAATGCCATCGAACTGCCCGAGGGTGCCGGCCCGGAACTGGAGAAGAGGTTCGCGGCCCGGCTCGGCGCGGTCGAGGGATCTCCGGGGTTCGAGGAGTTCTGCCTGTTGCGGCCCATCGCCGGCGAGTCCCGCTACTTCGTCTACACCCGGTGGGCCACCGAGGAGGCCTATCAGGAGTGGTCGGCGACCCGATCGCAGGGCGCTCACGCCGGGCCTCCCTCGGAGGGGTCCCGTCCGCCGGTCGCCACCGGGGCCTCCCTGCTGGAGTTCGAGGTGGTGTCCCGCACCACCGCCTGA
- a CDS encoding sensor domain-containing protein, whose translation MTTPTYDEINPDRSDWFDRSGSPPVADRVVIRRRSGGVFSPASWGELVYAVVDLAPTIVFFVLTMTLLSVGVGLAVIYVGVPLLGLGLLVARAGGHLQRMLAGVLLGLPVPPPDPIRRRRPGPVGALTSVLGDPGCWRAVSYHCVKVVLAPMTFACAIGFYAAGLGGLSYGLWQHYLPYQSAADGSRHSGMQWWPDYFVDTWPRMLVLAAVGATVLVVAPAVVRFFTTIDRVLIAALLGPLR comes from the coding sequence ATGACGACACCCACGTACGACGAGATCAACCCCGACCGGTCCGACTGGTTCGACCGGTCCGGCAGTCCTCCGGTAGCCGACCGGGTGGTCATCCGGCGGCGGTCAGGGGGAGTGTTCTCCCCGGCGTCCTGGGGCGAGTTGGTCTACGCCGTGGTCGATCTCGCGCCGACGATCGTCTTCTTCGTCCTGACGATGACGCTGTTGTCGGTGGGCGTCGGGCTGGCGGTGATCTATGTCGGGGTGCCGCTGCTGGGTCTGGGCCTGCTGGTCGCCCGGGCCGGCGGACACCTGCAGCGGATGCTCGCCGGCGTGCTGCTGGGTCTCCCGGTCCCTCCGCCGGACCCCATCCGGCGCCGGCGCCCCGGGCCGGTCGGCGCGCTGACCTCCGTGCTCGGGGATCCGGGTTGCTGGCGCGCGGTGAGCTACCACTGCGTGAAGGTCGTCCTCGCACCGATGACGTTCGCGTGCGCCATCGGCTTCTATGCCGCGGGTCTCGGTGGCCTGTCCTACGGTCTGTGGCAGCACTACCTGCCTTACCAGAGTGCCGCCGACGGGTCCCGTCATAGCGGAATGCAGTGGTGGCCGGACTATTTCGTCGACACCTGGCCCCGGATGCTGGTGCTGGCCGCCGTCGGTGCGACGGTCCTGGTGGTGGCACCGGCGGTGGTGAGGTTCTTCACCACCATCGACCGGGTGTTGATAGCGGCCCTGCTCGGGCCCCTACGCTGA
- the lepA gene encoding translation elongation factor 4: protein MTQVSHAHRTTFTPPELIRNFSIIAHIDHGKSTLADRMLQLTGVVDGRQMRAQYLDRMDIERERGITIKSQSIRLPWAVEDAEGKMQDHVLHMIDTPGHVDFTYEVSRSLAACEGAVLLVDAAQGIEAQTLANLYLALENNLTVIPVLNKIDLPSAQPERFADEIAHIIGGSPDDVLRVSGKTGAGVKELLDRVVAEIPHPVGNADGPARAMIFDSVYDIYRGVITYIRVIDGQINPRERIQMMSTRAVHELLEVGIISPEPIPTRGLGVGEVGYLITGVKDVRLSKVGDTVTSALRGATEALGGYRDPRPMVYSGLYPLDGADYPLLRDALDKLRLNDAALTYEPESSAALGFGYRCGYLGLLHLEITRDRLEREFNLDLISTAPNVVYEITMEDNSVHTVTNPSDWPEGKIKETVEPIVKCTIISPSEYIGPIMELCQSRRGVLGGMDYLSETRVELRYTMPLGEIIFDFFDALKSKTRGYASLDYEEAGMQPSDLVKVDILLQGEPVDAFSAILHRESAYAYGVSMTAKLRELIPRQQFEVPIQAAVGSRVIARETIRAMRKDVLAKCYGGDITRKRKLLEKQKEGKKRMKMVGRVEVPQEAFIAALSTDAPTGKEKK, encoded by the coding sequence GTGACCCAGGTTTCCCACGCCCACCGCACCACGTTCACCCCGCCGGAGTTGATCCGGAACTTCAGCATCATCGCGCACATCGACCACGGGAAGTCCACCCTGGCCGATCGAATGCTGCAGCTGACCGGGGTCGTCGACGGACGGCAGATGCGGGCCCAGTACCTGGACCGGATGGACATCGAGCGCGAGCGCGGCATCACCATCAAGTCGCAGAGCATCCGGCTGCCGTGGGCCGTCGAGGACGCCGAGGGCAAGATGCAGGACCACGTCCTGCACATGATCGACACGCCGGGACACGTCGACTTCACCTATGAGGTCTCCCGCTCGCTGGCCGCCTGCGAGGGCGCCGTGCTGCTGGTCGACGCCGCCCAGGGGATCGAGGCCCAGACGCTGGCCAACCTGTACCTGGCGCTGGAGAACAATCTCACCGTCATCCCGGTGCTGAACAAGATCGATCTGCCGTCGGCGCAGCCGGAACGGTTCGCCGACGAGATCGCGCACATCATCGGCGGTTCGCCGGATGACGTGCTCCGCGTGTCGGGCAAGACCGGGGCCGGCGTCAAGGAACTGCTGGATCGGGTCGTCGCGGAGATCCCACATCCGGTCGGCAACGCCGACGGCCCGGCCCGGGCGATGATCTTCGACTCGGTCTACGACATCTACCGCGGCGTGATCACCTACATCCGGGTGATCGACGGCCAGATCAACCCCCGCGAGCGCATCCAGATGATGTCCACCAGGGCCGTCCACGAGCTGCTGGAGGTCGGCATCATCTCCCCCGAACCGATCCCGACCAGGGGTCTGGGCGTCGGCGAGGTCGGCTACCTGATCACCGGGGTGAAGGATGTGCGGCTCTCGAAGGTGGGGGACACCGTCACCTCCGCCCTCCGGGGCGCGACCGAGGCGCTGGGCGGGTACCGCGATCCACGGCCGATGGTCTACTCGGGCCTGTACCCGCTGGACGGCGCCGACTATCCGCTGCTGCGCGACGCGCTGGACAAGCTCCGCCTCAACGACGCCGCCCTGACGTACGAACCGGAGTCCTCGGCCGCACTCGGTTTCGGTTACCGCTGCGGCTATCTCGGGCTGCTGCACCTGGAGATCACCCGCGACCGACTGGAGCGGGAATTCAACCTCGACCTCATCTCCACGGCCCCCAACGTCGTCTACGAGATCACCATGGAGGACAACTCCGTGCATACCGTGACGAACCCCAGCGACTGGCCCGAGGGCAAGATCAAGGAGACGGTCGAGCCGATCGTCAAGTGCACGATCATCTCGCCCAGCGAGTACATCGGCCCGATCATGGAGCTGTGCCAGTCCAGGCGCGGGGTGCTCGGCGGGATGGACTACCTCTCGGAGACGCGGGTGGAGTTGCGGTACACCATGCCGCTCGGCGAGATCATCTTCGACTTCTTCGACGCGCTGAAGTCCAAGACCCGTGGTTACGCCTCCCTGGACTACGAGGAGGCCGGGATGCAGCCGTCGGACCTGGTCAAGGTCGACATCCTGCTGCAGGGTGAACCGGTGGACGCGTTCTCGGCCATCCTGCACCGCGAGTCCGCCTACGCCTACGGCGTGTCCATGACGGCCAAGCTGCGCGAGCTGATCCCGCGGCAGCAGTTCGAGGTGCCGATCCAGGCGGCCGTCGGGTCGCGGGTGATCGCCCGCGAGACCATCCGGGCGATGCGCAAGGACGTCCTGGCCAAGTGCTACGGCGGTGACATCACCCGCAAGCGCAAGCTGCTCGAGAAGCAGAAGGAGGGCAAGAAGCGGATGAAGATGGTCGGCCGGGTCGAAGTGCCCCAGGAAGCCTTCATCGCCGCGCTGTCCACCGACGCCCCGACGGGCAAGGAGAAGAAGTGA
- a CDS encoding diguanylate cyclase — MTAIGLGLSASANLGINLALRDGGRWGPAVTWFGLAIGLYSLVALVAVLRRAVDSAVGLDLVTAVALVGTTTGVMAHALPSPGTWGSLTAYCALVLVGAGAGLRSPLIFGISTAVCLSCWVVFGIIFHVPAPLYFNLLPVIPLSGGLAVGFFLALGHERSVQAGLIDQLRLVADRDQLTGLLNRAGFHARASLLRETARQTRVGAWCAFVDVDHFKAINDDFGHDRGDAALCEVADALRSLITAGQIVARWGGDEFVVMGLGDPPSEETLTRELNARALAGSDLDGLPLVTVGVFAARPGEPWTPDVLLAAADSRMYQLRRGRVAPVGE, encoded by the coding sequence ATGACGGCGATCGGGCTCGGCCTCTCCGCCTCGGCCAATCTGGGGATCAACCTCGCCCTGCGCGATGGCGGTCGCTGGGGCCCGGCCGTGACCTGGTTCGGTCTCGCCATCGGTCTGTACAGCCTGGTCGCCCTGGTCGCCGTCCTGCGCAGGGCCGTGGATTCGGCCGTCGGTCTGGATCTGGTGACTGCGGTCGCGCTGGTCGGCACCACCACCGGGGTGATGGCCCACGCCCTGCCGTCGCCGGGTACCTGGGGTTCCCTGACCGCCTACTGCGCGCTGGTGCTCGTCGGGGCGGGCGCCGGGCTGCGGAGCCCCTTGATCTTCGGCATCTCGACCGCAGTCTGCCTGAGCTGCTGGGTGGTCTTCGGCATCATCTTCCACGTCCCGGCCCCGCTGTACTTCAATCTGCTGCCGGTGATCCCGCTGTCGGGTGGCCTGGCCGTCGGCTTCTTCCTGGCTCTGGGTCACGAGCGCTCCGTCCAGGCCGGCCTGATCGATCAACTGCGACTCGTCGCCGACCGGGACCAGTTGACCGGCCTGCTGAACCGGGCCGGTTTCCACGCCAGGGCCTCCCTCCTGCGGGAGACGGCGCGTCAGACCCGCGTCGGCGCCTGGTGCGCGTTCGTAGACGTGGATCACTTCAAGGCCATCAACGACGACTTCGGACACGACCGCGGGGACGCGGCACTGTGCGAGGTGGCCGATGCGCTCAGGAGTCTGATCACCGCCGGCCAGATCGTCGCCCGCTGGGGTGGCGACGAATTCGTGGTGATGGGACTGGGTGATCCGCCGTCGGAGGAGACCCTGACCAGGGAACTCAACGCGCGGGCCCTGGCGGGTTCGGATCTGGACGGGCTCCCGCTGGTGACGGTGGGGGTCTTCGCAGCCCGTCCGGGCGAACCCTGGACCCCCGACGTGCTGCTGGCCGCGGCCGACAGCCGGATGTACCAACTCCGCAGGGGGCGGGTCGCGCCCGTGGGAGAATAG
- a CDS encoding amidohydrolase, which translates to MRTALAIVNAHVVPIEGDPFDGTVVVADGLITALGADVGVPADAKVVDARGRWLLPGFIDAHTHLGVHEEGEGWAGNDTNELTDPVSAGVRAIDAINPTEMGFDDALAGGVTTVNVNPGSGNPIGGLTVAIHTHGRTVDEMVLRSPSGLKSALGENPKRVYSDRKQTPATRLGTAAVIRGAFVDAQNYADRQSHAEPDKARPARDLKMEALGSVLRREIPWRQHSHRADDIATAIRIADEFGYELVIDHGTEAHLLADVLAAKGIPVLFGPMFTSRSKVELRNRSMVNPGRLAAAGVEISLITDHPVVPINFLVLQATLAVKEGLDPVVALRAITIHPARVMGVADRVGSLEVGKDADLVLWSGDPLDAMQRALSVYIGGREVYTYDDDTRVGTVVPR; encoded by the coding sequence ATGAGGACAGCACTGGCCATCGTCAACGCCCACGTCGTACCGATCGAGGGTGATCCCTTCGATGGCACGGTCGTGGTCGCGGACGGACTGATCACCGCGCTCGGCGCCGACGTCGGGGTACCGGCGGACGCGAAGGTCGTCGATGCGCGCGGCCGTTGGCTGCTGCCCGGTTTCATCGATGCGCACACCCACCTCGGCGTGCACGAGGAGGGCGAGGGCTGGGCGGGCAACGACACCAACGAACTCACCGACCCGGTGAGTGCAGGGGTGCGGGCGATCGACGCCATCAACCCGACCGAGATGGGTTTCGACGACGCACTCGCCGGCGGGGTGACGACCGTCAACGTCAATCCGGGCTCCGGAAATCCGATCGGTGGCCTGACGGTGGCGATCCACACCCACGGCCGCACCGTCGACGAGATGGTGCTCCGATCCCCGTCCGGCCTGAAGTCGGCTCTCGGCGAGAACCCGAAGCGGGTCTACTCGGACCGCAAGCAGACACCGGCGACCCGGCTGGGGACGGCCGCGGTGATACGTGGCGCCTTCGTCGACGCGCAGAACTACGCGGATCGGCAGTCGCACGCGGAGCCCGACAAGGCCCGGCCGGCCAGAGATCTGAAGATGGAGGCGCTCGGATCCGTGCTGCGCCGGGAGATCCCCTGGCGTCAGCACTCGCACCGGGCGGACGACATCGCCACCGCGATCCGCATCGCAGACGAGTTCGGCTACGAACTCGTGATCGATCACGGCACCGAGGCTCACCTACTCGCAGATGTTCTTGCGGCCAAGGGCATTCCGGTCCTGTTCGGTCCGATGTTCACCAGCCGCTCGAAGGTGGAACTCCGCAACCGTTCGATGGTCAACCCCGGCCGGCTGGCCGCGGCCGGAGTCGAGATCTCCCTGATCACCGACCATCCCGTCGTCCCGATCAACTTCCTCGTCCTGCAGGCGACCCTGGCCGTGAAGGAGGGTCTGGATCCGGTGGTGGCGCTGCGCGCGATCACCATCCACCCGGCGCGGGTGATGGGGGTGGCGGACCGGGTCGGTTCCCTCGAGGTCGGCAAGGACGCGGACCTGGTCCTGTGGTCCGGCGATCCGCTGGATGCCATGCAGCGGGCGCTCTCCGTCTACATCGGCGGGCGAGAGGTCTACACCTACGACGACGACACGCGGGTCGGCACGGTCGTTCCGCGGTGA
- a CDS encoding MmcQ/YjbR family DNA-binding protein yields MSRAPAVVMDRVARMCLALPDTTVRPAHGAPAYQIRAKTFATVMDDHHGSGRTELWIKGAPGAQREWVDSGGGKYYVPSYVGPTGWIGAWLDIDVDWPAIGELLVEGYLIQSGRRATERQDPVALLSGILELR; encoded by the coding sequence GTGAGTCGCGCGCCGGCGGTGGTGATGGACCGGGTGGCCCGGATGTGTCTTGCACTCCCGGACACCACGGTTCGGCCGGCCCACGGGGCCCCGGCGTATCAGATACGGGCGAAGACCTTCGCCACCGTGATGGACGACCACCACGGCAGCGGACGGACAGAACTCTGGATCAAGGGCGCACCCGGAGCCCAACGGGAGTGGGTCGACTCCGGCGGTGGGAAGTATTACGTCCCTTCCTATGTCGGGCCGACCGGATGGATCGGCGCCTGGCTGGACATCGACGTCGACTGGCCGGCGATCGGCGAGTTGCTGGTCGAGGGGTACCTGATCCAGTCCGGCCGGCGGGCCACCGAACGTCAGGATCCGGTCGCTCTGCTGTCGGGCATCCTCGAACTCCGCTGA
- a CDS encoding mismatch-specific DNA-glycosylase — protein sequence MPPSRAELEKFNGVTVPDLLGPRVDLLFVGINPGLLSAAVQAHFARRGNRFYPALRGAGIIDRDIDASGGFEPADLRYLQGRGIGITNLVARASARADELDSAELVAGGLRLTTLVAEIRPKVVAVLGITAYRLAFTDRSAKPGRQPADLCGAQLWVVPNPSGLNAHETARSLAVHYREVGVAAGLVGDR from the coding sequence ATGCCCCCCAGCCGGGCGGAACTGGAGAAATTCAACGGGGTCACGGTCCCCGACCTGCTGGGTCCCCGCGTCGACCTGCTGTTCGTGGGGATCAATCCCGGCCTGCTCAGCGCCGCCGTCCAAGCGCATTTCGCCCGCCGTGGCAACAGGTTCTACCCGGCACTGCGCGGCGCCGGCATCATCGACCGGGACATAGACGCCTCGGGCGGATTCGAGCCGGCGGACCTCCGCTACCTGCAGGGCCGCGGGATCGGCATCACCAATCTGGTGGCCAGGGCCAGTGCACGGGCGGACGAACTGGATTCGGCCGAGCTGGTCGCCGGCGGTCTGCGATTGACCACCCTGGTGGCCGAGATCCGGCCAAAAGTGGTGGCCGTCCTCGGGATCACCGCTTATCGGCTGGCTTTCACCGATCGGAGCGCGAAACCCGGTCGCCAGCCGGCCGACCTCTGCGGGGCGCAACTATGGGTGGTGCCGAACCCCAGTGGGCTCAACGCACACGAGACGGCCAGGAGTCTGGCCGTCCACTACCGGGAAGTCGGGGTGGCCGCCGGCCTCGTCGGTGACCGATGA
- a CDS encoding triacylglycerol lipase → MISSAAGVTAQASPGAVPVPSLPFVGVVGVNDPTCHSGKRPVVLLHGTFSTVASNFSVMVPSLSAAGRCVFALEYGHGGLAAVTTSAGEFAAFVATVRRVTGARQVDVVAYSQGGLVLRTGLRLDGLADQVATAVLIAPSWNGTTAPLAGALPANFCPACADQVAGSPLLRKLDLGGDLDGDVRYAEVSTRGDTVVTPIGSQVPAGSPDRVRSIVAEDRCPRLVTDHVHLPGVAGVIHWVLAALATDGRPVPADLTC, encoded by the coding sequence GTGATCAGCTCGGCGGCCGGAGTCACTGCGCAGGCATCACCCGGCGCCGTACCGGTCCCGTCACTGCCCTTCGTCGGCGTCGTCGGGGTCAACGACCCGACCTGCCACTCAGGCAAGCGGCCGGTCGTGCTGCTGCACGGCACCTTCTCGACCGTGGCGTCGAACTTCTCGGTGATGGTGCCGTCGTTGTCGGCCGCGGGTCGGTGCGTCTTCGCGCTCGAGTACGGCCACGGGGGACTGGCGGCCGTCACGACCTCGGCCGGTGAGTTCGCCGCGTTCGTCGCCACCGTCCGCCGGGTGACCGGAGCCCGACAGGTCGACGTGGTCGCCTACTCGCAGGGCGGTCTGGTGCTCCGGACCGGACTGCGACTCGACGGGCTCGCCGACCAGGTGGCCACCGCCGTGCTCATCGCGCCGTCCTGGAACGGCACGACGGCGCCGTTGGCCGGTGCGCTGCCGGCGAATTTCTGCCCCGCCTGCGCCGATCAGGTCGCCGGATCGCCCCTGCTCCGGAAACTGGACCTCGGCGGCGACCTGGACGGTGACGTGCGGTACGCCGAGGTGTCCACCCGCGGAGACACCGTGGTGACGCCGATCGGTTCCCAGGTGCCGGCGGGCTCGCCCGACCGGGTGCGGTCGATCGTCGCCGAGGATCGCTGCCCACGACTGGTCACCGATCACGTCCACCTGCCGGGCGTTGCCGGTGTGATCCATTGGGTGCTGGCGGCGCTGGCCACCGACGGGCGACCGGTACCCGCCGATCTGACATGTTGA